A region from the Leptospira ellinghausenii genome encodes:
- a CDS encoding GAF domain-containing SpoIIE family protein phosphatase, producing MSSRKPDFGRFQHLESFIHLSKDAIWCYELDIPMPISLPLEEQMEYIWNHSVVRECNLAMVKLNGFRSLEEVNGKYLKEIVSLTSIHLLRKFIENSYQLEDYEYTENTSILPRVYLINSHGQIVDGHLVRIWGQQIEISNIRESESKLSGLLQFSQIVTEVSKMFVHTKAEFVSDAIQFALEELGKYSKADRVFVAEISSDKQFLSVSHEWLSLGVPSLFEVGTKLPIAKMNPERLGVLAGDGVIYIPDTRALTDEPWHLQLFKSAEVRSILVIGLRDEGNLIGILGVTTYQSLGDWTSETKQMLGLVAGFVSQGLVRAKNEIKLMKKEKILQRFYSDVKEDLALAKLTQEAWVAKDFGTIPNIRIESRFLPYDEIGGDLILYEKPKPDCIDIFFGDISGHGISSALVSGIAAVSFKKHSLVESSPAAILEAMHIELKTIIFKHHISACVMRIYPLERRIEFSFAGHPPGVFWNQKDRVMKFVKDEMYPILLLDDWEGKNISKTFDKGDRLLLYSDGIYELEEETGGYIGLDVFLQELSEMISVSEDTDSLIKKMIANCLVEKERIIHDDIAVLFLEF from the coding sequence ATGAGCTCTCGTAAACCAGATTTTGGTCGTTTCCAACACTTGGAGAGTTTTATCCACCTTTCGAAAGACGCCATTTGGTGTTACGAACTAGACATCCCAATGCCCATTTCTTTACCTTTGGAAGAACAGATGGAATACATTTGGAACCATTCTGTGGTGCGGGAATGTAACCTCGCCATGGTTAAGCTGAATGGATTCCGAAGTTTGGAAGAGGTGAATGGTAAATACCTGAAAGAAATTGTTTCTTTAACGAGTATCCATCTCCTCCGTAAGTTCATTGAGAATTCTTACCAATTAGAAGATTACGAATACACAGAAAATACATCCATTTTGCCTCGTGTTTATCTCATCAATTCCCATGGGCAAATTGTCGATGGGCATCTGGTTCGTATTTGGGGCCAACAAATTGAAATTTCCAATATTCGGGAGTCTGAGTCGAAACTTTCGGGTCTTTTGCAGTTTTCCCAAATTGTGACTGAAGTTTCAAAAATGTTTGTTCACACCAAAGCTGAATTTGTTTCCGATGCCATTCAGTTTGCCTTAGAGGAATTAGGAAAGTATTCAAAGGCAGACAGGGTGTTTGTTGCAGAGATATCTTCCGATAAACAATTTTTATCGGTAAGCCATGAATGGTTGTCTCTTGGTGTACCATCTCTTTTTGAGGTTGGAACAAAACTACCTATAGCCAAAATGAACCCGGAAAGGTTAGGGGTTCTTGCTGGTGATGGTGTGATTTATATTCCCGATACACGAGCACTTACTGATGAACCTTGGCATTTACAATTATTTAAATCAGCAGAAGTTCGTTCTATTTTGGTCATTGGATTACGTGATGAAGGGAATTTAATTGGAATCCTTGGTGTGACCACATACCAATCTTTAGGTGATTGGACAAGTGAGACCAAGCAAATGTTAGGTTTGGTTGCAGGATTTGTTTCACAAGGTTTGGTTCGTGCCAAAAACGAAATCAAACTGATGAAAAAGGAAAAAATTCTGCAAAGATTTTATTCTGATGTAAAAGAAGACTTGGCACTAGCAAAACTCACCCAAGAAGCTTGGGTCGCAAAAGATTTTGGTACGATTCCCAATATAAGAATAGAATCTAGGTTTTTACCTTATGATGAAATTGGGGGAGATTTAATTTTATACGAAAAACCAAAACCGGATTGTATTGATATATTTTTTGGAGACATCTCTGGGCATGGGATTTCCTCTGCTTTGGTTTCAGGTATTGCTGCCGTTTCGTTTAAAAAACATTCATTAGTAGAATCTTCACCTGCTGCCATTTTGGAAGCGATGCACATTGAACTCAAAACGATTATTTTCAAACACCATATCTCTGCCTGTGTGATGCGGATATATCCCTTGGAAAGAAGGATCGAGTTTAGTTTTGCTGGCCATCCACCAGGTGTTTTTTGGAATCAGAAAGACCGTGTGATGAAATTTGTAAAAGATGAAATGTATCCGATTCTATTACTTGATGATTGGGAAGGGAAAAACATTTCAAAAACATTTGATAAGGGAGATCGTCTTTTACTTTATTCCGATGGGATTTATGAATTGGAAGAAGAAACAGGCGGTTATATTGGACTTGATGTTTTTTTACAAGAACTCTCTGAGATGATTTCTGTTTCAGAAGATACTGATAGCCTCATCAAAAAGATGATTGCCAATTGCCTGGTGGAAAAGGAACGAATCATTCATGATGATATAGCAGTTTTGTTTTTGGAATTTTAA
- a CDS encoding sensor histidine kinase, which produces MFFSLAWLSLTLSLGVWWWILGFRQAKTISEISVSTERQFELNRVNRMLQLEGSFFLSMLTLGGVTLAVLSYRDHKRSKLIADFFSTVTHEMKTPIASLQLQVEVLLEDTKDLQLKRKLEKIWKENLRIESQMGNAFYLASLMQGEALYLETLTLQEIKDSYSHHEPDLVWVVSIPLTKKVYLDKKAFFAMLKNLTENAKRHGKANQIKLHIGQEKDRICFLLEDNGSGFMGNKKYLTQPFLRHSNTSGSGIGLYIVKKLIEKMKGKIEFPDSPYGFQVKLCVREVV; this is translated from the coding sequence ATGTTTTTTTCCCTGGCCTGGCTCTCCCTCACTCTGTCACTCGGAGTCTGGTGGTGGATTTTGGGGTTTCGCCAAGCCAAAACCATTTCTGAAATTTCTGTCAGCACAGAAAGACAGTTTGAACTAAACCGAGTGAATCGGATGTTACAACTAGAAGGGTCGTTTTTTCTATCTATGTTAACCCTTGGTGGTGTGACTCTCGCCGTTTTATCCTACAGAGACCACAAACGTTCCAAACTCATTGCCGATTTTTTCTCCACTGTCACACATGAAATGAAAACTCCAATTGCCAGCTTACAACTGCAAGTTGAAGTTCTATTGGAAGATACAAAAGATTTACAACTAAAAAGGAAACTAGAAAAAATCTGGAAAGAAAACCTAAGGATTGAATCCCAAATGGGAAATGCTTTTTATCTGGCAAGTCTCATGCAAGGGGAAGCTCTTTACTTAGAAACGTTAACCTTACAAGAAATCAAAGATTCCTATTCCCACCATGAACCAGATCTAGTTTGGGTAGTATCCATCCCTCTCACAAAAAAAGTATACCTCGATAAAAAAGCATTTTTTGCCATGTTAAAAAATCTCACTGAAAATGCAAAACGACATGGAAAAGCAAACCAAATCAAACTTCACATTGGCCAAGAAAAGGATCGAATTTGTTTTCTTTTAGAAGATAATGGATCTGGTTTTATGGGCAATAAAAAATACCTCACCCAACCCTTTCTCCGACATTCGAATACCAGCGGGAGTGGGATTGGTCTTTATATCGTTAAAAAATTAATCGAAAAGATGAAAGGTAAAATCGAATTTCCGGACAGTCCGTACGGTTTCCAAGTCAAACTTTGTGTGAGGGAGGTCGTATGA
- a CDS encoding response regulator transcription factor has product MKPRILLVEDDEGLGETLKERLEQDYYQVKWAKTVSEAETLFAPNLYDLVVLDLRLPDGNGFELAERMVSLEKDLPFLFLTAQAGAQERLRGFELGAAEFIPKPFHLKEFLIRLERVVSLTRPHFGQKWQLDSKEIHLDSFLVKNRDGSSILLSKRDCSLLTLLLSDPSKVFSRSEILDVIVGEDSFPTERTIDNAIVRLRDALGEDSIRNVRGVGYQWIAEVQPLK; this is encoded by the coding sequence ATGAAACCAAGGATTTTACTTGTGGAAGACGATGAAGGGCTCGGAGAAACGTTAAAAGAAAGATTAGAACAAGATTACTACCAAGTTAAGTGGGCAAAAACCGTTTCGGAAGCTGAAACTCTTTTTGCACCCAATTTGTATGATTTAGTTGTCCTCGACTTACGCCTGCCAGATGGAAATGGATTTGAACTCGCCGAGAGGATGGTTTCCCTTGAAAAGGATCTTCCTTTTTTATTTTTAACTGCCCAAGCAGGAGCCCAGGAACGTCTCCGAGGGTTTGAACTCGGTGCAGCTGAATTTATCCCCAAACCTTTCCATCTAAAAGAATTTCTCATCCGATTAGAAAGGGTTGTTTCCCTCACTCGTCCCCATTTTGGTCAAAAATGGCAGCTGGATTCGAAAGAAATCCACTTGGATTCCTTTTTAGTGAAAAACAGGGATGGTTCTAGCATCCTACTTTCCAAACGTGATTGTTCCCTACTGACCTTACTTCTCAGTGATCCCTCAAAAGTATTTAGTCGCTCTGAAATCCTTGATGTCATCGTAGGCGAAGACAGTTTTCCTACGGAAAGGACCATTGATAATGCCATTGTTCGGTTGCGCGATGCCTTAGGGGAAGATTCCATTCGCAATGTCCGAGGGGTCGGATACCAGTGGATTGCAGAAGTCCAACCCCTGAAATAA
- a CDS encoding Mpo1 family 2-hydroxy fatty acid dioxygenase — protein sequence MRFAKEMAFYSAYHQEKRNVWIHVLGVPTITFTLFVVLSRFSLFEYNGFSVTASLLFTLGVLGYYYTLDVFFAFIATLLFGGLFLTAEWITVQLPSQTAWTIFGIGQVVGWGSQFYGHFIFEKSRPALFDNLFQALVSAPLFVVADVFFELGYRSELKKAVEDELKQKGVWKDFSVHKTA from the coding sequence TTGAGATTTGCAAAAGAAATGGCATTTTATTCTGCCTACCATCAAGAAAAACGAAATGTTTGGATTCACGTTTTAGGAGTACCAACGATTACGTTTACTCTTTTTGTTGTACTCAGTCGATTTTCCTTATTTGAATATAATGGTTTTTCCGTAACTGCATCTCTCTTATTTACTCTGGGTGTTTTAGGATATTATTATACCTTGGATGTATTTTTTGCATTTATCGCAACATTATTGTTTGGTGGATTGTTTTTGACTGCTGAATGGATCACGGTGCAACTCCCTTCTCAAACGGCATGGACAATTTTTGGAATTGGGCAAGTGGTTGGTTGGGGATCCCAGTTTTATGGACATTTTATCTTTGAGAAAAGTAGGCCAGCACTTTTCGACAATTTATTCCAAGCACTTGTTTCTGCACCACTCTTTGTTGTGGCAGATGTGTTCTTTGAATTAGGATATCGATCTGAATTGAAAAAAGCAGTGGAAGATGAACTAAAACAGAAAGGGGTCTGGAAAGACTTTAGCGTCCACAAAACCGCATGA
- a CDS encoding helix-turn-helix transcriptional regulator: MDDERKGSLFYFGERILLGTQGLVTEPHSHYAVSILVSKRLPFRLTTKENQIIETEGIIIPPNFFHRLEANHTEIVVIQLDPKSDEYKKIEMKDNYTLLETKTIQKIQSLSEPLFGGGLNCMKAKLIYEQILAELGSKKSDKTWDPRIDIAITKIKETLPNPINVAFLSNETGISKDRFMHLFKENMGIPLRQYLLWQRLHIAARLLQSGENLTTASHAAGFSDQAHLSRTFKKMFGVKPSLFLGGSHLHQVCFCDMI, from the coding sequence ATGGATGACGAAAGAAAGGGAAGTCTTTTTTATTTCGGAGAAAGGATTCTCCTTGGCACTCAAGGCCTTGTCACCGAACCACATTCCCATTACGCAGTTTCCATTCTTGTTTCCAAACGACTGCCATTTCGATTGACCACAAAAGAGAATCAAATCATAGAAACTGAGGGAATCATTATCCCTCCCAATTTTTTCCACCGTTTAGAGGCAAATCATACTGAAATCGTAGTGATCCAATTGGATCCAAAATCGGATGAATACAAAAAAATTGAAATGAAGGACAATTACACTCTGTTAGAAACTAAGACCATACAGAAGATCCAATCTTTATCCGAACCATTATTTGGCGGAGGTTTAAACTGTATGAAAGCGAAATTGATTTATGAACAAATTTTAGCAGAACTTGGTTCCAAAAAATCTGATAAAACTTGGGATCCAAGAATTGACATTGCCATTACAAAAATTAAAGAAACACTTCCAAACCCAATCAATGTAGCGTTTCTCTCGAATGAAACAGGAATTTCAAAAGATCGGTTTATGCATTTGTTCAAAGAGAATATGGGAATCCCACTTAGGCAGTATTTACTTTGGCAACGATTACACATAGCAGCAAGGCTGTTACAAAGTGGGGAGAACCTAACAACTGCATCACATGCAGCAGGTTTTAGTGACCAAGCTCATTTGTCTCGAACCTTTAAAAAGATGTTTGGTGTGAAACCCTCTTTATTCCTCGGAGGGTCTCATTTACACCAAGTTTGTTTTTGTGATATGATTTAA
- a CDS encoding class I fructose-bisphosphate aldolase yields the protein MNFDEISKHLGNDAESLLGFKSPKIAKELIHVPGSDWVDRIFAPSDRSIPVLRSIQTLLGHGRLGGTGYVSILPVDQGIEHSAGASFAKNPIYFDGENIIKLAIEGGCNGVATTLGVLGSVARKYAHKIPFILKINHNELLTYPNKSEQILFATVKQAYDQGCVAIGATIYFGSADAGREIVEISKVFQMAHELGMATILWCYIRNNAFKKDKDYHVSADLTGQANHLGVTIQADIIKQKLPENNGGYNVLNQESSYGKTDKRIYSDLTSEHPIDLTRYQVANCYMGRAGLINSGGASGENDLQEALKTAVINKRAGGMGLISGRKAFQKPMKEGVSLLHAIQDVYLSKEITVA from the coding sequence TTGAACTTCGACGAAATCTCGAAACATCTTGGAAACGACGCGGAATCCCTCCTTGGATTCAAATCACCAAAAATAGCAAAAGAACTCATTCACGTACCTGGTAGCGACTGGGTAGATAGAATTTTTGCACCTTCAGACAGGTCCATCCCTGTTCTCAGAAGCATTCAAACTTTACTCGGCCATGGCCGACTTGGCGGAACTGGATATGTATCCATTCTTCCCGTTGACCAAGGGATTGAACACTCCGCTGGTGCATCGTTTGCAAAAAACCCGATTTACTTCGATGGTGAAAATATCATCAAACTCGCAATAGAAGGCGGCTGTAACGGTGTGGCTACAACTTTAGGAGTGCTTGGTTCTGTGGCTCGTAAGTATGCTCACAAAATCCCTTTTATTTTAAAGATCAACCACAACGAACTTCTCACTTACCCAAACAAAAGTGAGCAAATTTTGTTTGCGACCGTAAAACAAGCGTATGACCAAGGTTGTGTTGCCATCGGTGCCACAATTTATTTTGGATCTGCGGATGCTGGTCGTGAAATCGTTGAAATTTCAAAAGTGTTCCAAATGGCACATGAACTCGGGATGGCAACGATCCTTTGGTGTTACATCAGAAACAATGCGTTCAAAAAAGACAAAGATTACCATGTTTCTGCTGACTTAACAGGACAAGCAAACCATTTGGGAGTAACCATCCAAGCAGATATCATCAAACAAAAGTTACCTGAAAACAATGGTGGTTATAATGTTCTCAACCAAGAGTCTTCTTACGGTAAAACTGATAAACGTATTTACTCTGATTTAACTTCTGAACATCCAATTGACCTCACTCGTTACCAAGTAGCAAATTGTTACATGGGAAGAGCGGGACTCATTAACTCAGGTGGAGCATCAGGGGAAAATGACTTACAGGAGGCATTAAAAACTGCGGTCATCAATAAACGCGCTGGTGGTATGGGACTCATTTCTGGGAGAAAGGCGTTCCAAAAACCAATGAAAGAAGGTGTGTCACTTTTACACGCGATCCAAGACGTTTATCTTTCAAAAGAAATCACAGTTGCTTAA
- the glnA gene encoding type I glutamate--ammonia ligase, with protein MQFATPKFTSGKEVVEYAKKNGVLFYDFRFTDIKGMWHHVSYYVNSVNEDTFKGIPFDGSSIARWQPINASDMQLHPEISTAFLDPFTADKTLVMFCDVWDIYKNQYYEKCPRSIAKKALEFMNKSGIADTAYFGPENEFFVFDSLKVRDEINCQYYELDSNEGIWNTHSEIPGSNNTGKINFNSGHRPGTKGGYFPVAPIDSQVDLRAEFVKTLEAIGMETFVVHHEVAQAQGEIGVKFGTLIEAADNVQKLKYIVKMVAHKHGKTATFMPKPLFGDNGNGMHVHISLWKGGKNLFAGDKYQGLSDFAFNYVGGVLKYARACAAFTNASTNSYKRLIPGFEAPSILAYSAQNRSASCRIPFVSGEKAKRVEFRFPDSTANPYLAFASLLMAGMAGVAEKIDPGPAREEDLFELSLDEIREKGIRQMPHTLREAMEEMLAQREIFKQGDVFTENFLQTYQHYKFETEIWPWEGRPHPYEFLTTYSC; from the coding sequence ATGCAGTTCGCAACCCCAAAATTTACTTCCGGAAAGGAAGTGGTTGAGTATGCCAAAAAAAATGGAGTCCTTTTCTATGACTTCCGATTTACGGATATCAAAGGAATGTGGCACCACGTTTCGTATTATGTGAATTCCGTAAATGAAGATACATTCAAAGGAATTCCTTTTGATGGATCTTCGATTGCTCGTTGGCAGCCAATCAATGCTTCCGATATGCAATTACATCCAGAAATTTCTACGGCATTTTTAGATCCGTTCACAGCAGACAAAACACTTGTTATGTTCTGTGATGTTTGGGATATCTATAAAAACCAATACTATGAAAAATGCCCAAGATCCATCGCGAAAAAAGCATTAGAATTCATGAATAAATCTGGAATTGCAGATACTGCATACTTTGGACCAGAAAATGAATTTTTCGTATTTGATAGTTTGAAAGTTCGTGATGAAATCAACTGCCAGTACTACGAGTTAGATTCAAACGAAGGGATCTGGAACACTCACTCTGAAATTCCAGGATCAAACAACACAGGAAAAATCAACTTTAACTCTGGACACCGTCCTGGAACGAAAGGTGGTTACTTCCCAGTAGCTCCAATTGACTCTCAAGTTGACCTAAGAGCAGAATTTGTAAAAACATTAGAAGCCATTGGAATGGAAACCTTTGTGGTCCACCACGAAGTTGCCCAAGCACAAGGTGAAATTGGTGTTAAATTTGGAACACTCATTGAAGCTGCAGACAATGTTCAAAAGCTAAAATACATCGTTAAGATGGTTGCTCACAAACACGGAAAAACTGCTACTTTCATGCCAAAACCACTTTTTGGTGATAATGGTAATGGTATGCACGTTCATATCTCTCTTTGGAAAGGTGGAAAAAACCTTTTTGCTGGAGACAAATACCAAGGATTATCTGACTTCGCATTTAACTATGTAGGTGGAGTACTTAAGTATGCAAGAGCTTGTGCTGCGTTTACTAATGCATCCACTAACTCTTACAAACGACTCATCCCTGGTTTTGAAGCACCATCTATCTTAGCTTACTCGGCACAAAACCGTTCTGCTTCTTGCCGTATTCCTTTTGTGAGTGGCGAAAAAGCTAAACGTGTGGAATTCCGATTCCCTGATTCTACAGCTAACCCATATTTGGCGTTTGCTTCTCTTCTTATGGCTGGTATGGCTGGAGTTGCTGAAAAGATTGATCCAGGTCCTGCTCGTGAAGAAGATCTTTTTGAACTTTCATTGGATGAAATCCGTGAAAAAGGAATCCGCCAAATGCCTCACACACTTCGTGAAGCGATGGAAGAGATGCTTGCTCAAAGAGAAATCTTCAAACAAGGAGATGTTTTCACTGAAAACTTCTTACAAACATACCAACACTATAAGTTTGAAACAGAAATTTGGCCATGGGAAGGTCGCCCTCACCCATACGAATTCCTCACTACTTACTCTTGCTAA
- a CDS encoding transglutaminase-like domain-containing protein → MKHWILSFLIVLTSGSLIATERGEVPFEWKQIGSKYEYDPNFSFPDAESVELFESVLQVNSQLYFQTKNKDKEYHLYQYDLPTKKLTTITWDQGRVLGWALCSDSVFVQTKQKLYVVSQDSFVIKNEYNIASKTNGWKDFVCVKDKMVRLEKDQLEVFDINSFEKVSELPLPMKSVQRIIKRSDSEILLVSSFVGNTIQVFSLEEGTTTKEWKFPTNHRALFKMAVLGSDRFLIFDPITKIYGEWFFFDEHFFPIGDGLFIRSDEKAVRFSPIKSNLEYQLDLTSMSDIPESNFHVILPKKDTYSQELREETFYSPSTFSMDDSGNRTLTVKVPPLKEGESKTITVYRGKLTRYKIHWKLGPELIVNREESEAKHPNELRDDWFVKLEDPIVVTKRNELFQEKTSIKELLMETSQYVSSIPYKSGKFESAPNVIQKHNGGCTEHSYVTMSLLRGKGIPARLVWNYLPTESSNEMSFNHKYVEVWVNGYGWIPMEPLSPPKSKPGVTYARHLVFAVLPTPTHPKISGGDRLVQLTKDQLFLGKKVKMRLTILKQGEGETGEETIEIQHNQMRNKAIQSGEELVVP, encoded by the coding sequence ATGAAACATTGGATTTTAAGTTTCCTGATTGTTCTCACAAGTGGTTCACTCATTGCCACGGAACGAGGGGAAGTTCCGTTTGAATGGAAACAAATTGGTTCAAAATACGAGTATGATCCTAATTTCAGTTTTCCTGATGCAGAGTCTGTCGAATTGTTTGAGTCCGTATTACAGGTAAATTCCCAACTTTATTTCCAAACAAAAAATAAGGACAAAGAATACCACCTTTACCAATATGATTTACCAACAAAAAAATTAACAACTATCACCTGGGATCAGGGAAGGGTTCTTGGTTGGGCTCTCTGTAGTGACAGTGTTTTTGTTCAAACCAAACAAAAGTTATATGTTGTGTCGCAGGATTCATTTGTTATCAAAAATGAATACAACATTGCAAGTAAAACCAATGGGTGGAAGGATTTTGTCTGTGTAAAAGATAAAATGGTTCGGTTGGAAAAAGACCAATTAGAAGTTTTTGATATAAATTCTTTTGAAAAAGTTTCAGAGCTTCCGCTTCCAATGAAATCAGTACAAAGGATCATCAAACGAAGTGATTCCGAAATCCTTTTGGTTTCTTCCTTTGTTGGGAATACCATCCAAGTGTTTTCTTTGGAGGAAGGAACAACAACAAAAGAATGGAAATTCCCAACAAACCATAGGGCTCTGTTTAAAATGGCTGTCCTTGGATCTGATCGATTTTTAATTTTTGATCCAATTACCAAAATTTATGGGGAATGGTTTTTTTTTGATGAACATTTTTTTCCCATTGGAGATGGACTCTTCATTCGTTCCGACGAAAAGGCAGTTCGGTTTTCACCCATCAAATCGAATCTCGAATACCAATTGGATTTAACATCAATGTCAGACATCCCTGAATCCAATTTCCATGTAATCCTTCCGAAAAAAGATACGTATTCCCAGGAGTTAAGAGAAGAAACCTTTTATTCACCGAGTACATTCAGTATGGATGATTCAGGGAATCGAACTCTCACTGTGAAAGTCCCTCCTTTGAAAGAAGGAGAGTCAAAAACCATAACTGTGTATCGAGGGAAACTCACTCGTTATAAAATCCATTGGAAACTTGGACCCGAGTTGATTGTTAATCGAGAAGAAAGTGAAGCCAAACATCCAAACGAACTTCGAGATGATTGGTTTGTCAAACTTGAAGATCCGATTGTGGTCACAAAACGAAATGAATTGTTCCAAGAAAAAACTTCAATCAAAGAACTACTCATGGAAACTTCCCAATATGTTTCCTCAATCCCTTATAAATCAGGCAAGTTTGAATCAGCACCAAATGTAATCCAAAAACACAATGGTGGTTGCACAGAACATTCCTATGTCACCATGTCTTTGTTACGTGGCAAAGGTATACCTGCTAGGTTAGTATGGAATTATTTACCAACTGAATCTTCAAATGAAATGAGTTTTAACCATAAATATGTAGAGGTATGGGTGAATGGTTATGGGTGGATTCCGATGGAACCACTTTCTCCTCCAAAATCGAAACCGGGTGTGACTTATGCGAGGCATTTGGTATTTGCTGTGTTACCAACTCCTACACATCCAAAAATTTCGGGAGGGGATCGTTTGGTGCAACTCACAAAAGACCAACTTTTCTTGGGGAAAAAAGTCAAAATGAGACTCACCATTTTGAAACAAGGAGAAGGAGAAACTGGGGAGGAGACGATTGAAATCCAACACAACCAAATGCGAAATAAAGCGATCCAGTCGGGTGAAGAACTTGTGGTACCTTAA
- a CDS encoding 4-alpha-glucanotransferase, protein MSSLISIKQRRAGVLVSLSSIVSKHSFECGDIYSLYPLCDWAKDIGFSIIQLLPLNDTGYGYSPYSAISAFAIDPLYISLYKLGLPYLSRKNQIVSIQNNPTRVRDLKIKYIKEFYLSHQKEAMKEALNFLEKQPWCYSYVSFRVLYETYEGKNWWEWPKEFQDPYNAKDKVFTEQREEALFWVYLQKIAFDQLNAVKLHLEDNGIFLKGDMPILTARNSCDVWEHPENFFLDLQAGAPPDHFSQTGQTWGFPVLNWEVLQKSHYSWWKERLLYLENFFHLYRIDHVIGMYRIWAIPKEDRTALKGWFHPQFGIETSEFLKVGINPKEMEERGLIHEFKPNHYIFYWDFWKEEGYQSLSEEMKARLFPLSQLHINEEEKHWRESGEAILEIFESFSSMVPCAEDLGSVPTFIRESLFERQMIGIDVVRWTKSFTTGEYIEEDHYRENAISVLSTHDTSLVMEWWNREGDVEPKLQFFFDRLGKPRPETEDQVLEGLLDFVFQTKSLFSIQLFQDLALGVSDVLQNPEKHRINYPGTPDHSNWTYRFPILIEDYVKDFKRNFTLRKLVHSSGRN, encoded by the coding sequence TTGAGTTCTTTGATTTCGATCAAACAAAGAAGGGCAGGGGTACTAGTATCTCTGTCCTCAATTGTTTCAAAGCATTCATTTGAATGTGGAGACATTTATAGTTTATACCCACTTTGTGACTGGGCAAAGGACATTGGATTCAGTATCATCCAATTATTACCTCTCAATGATACAGGATATGGATATTCTCCATATAGTGCCATTTCAGCTTTTGCCATTGATCCATTGTACATTTCTCTGTACAAATTAGGTTTACCTTACCTATCACGCAAAAACCAAATTGTTTCTATACAAAACAATCCAACTCGAGTGCGTGATTTAAAAATAAAATACATAAAAGAATTTTATCTTTCCCATCAAAAAGAAGCGATGAAAGAGGCTCTTAACTTTTTAGAAAAACAACCTTGGTGTTATTCCTATGTTTCATTTCGGGTATTGTATGAAACATACGAAGGTAAAAATTGGTGGGAATGGCCAAAAGAATTCCAAGATCCCTATAATGCAAAAGACAAAGTATTCACAGAACAAAGAGAAGAAGCATTATTTTGGGTATATTTACAAAAAATCGCCTTTGATCAGTTAAATGCCGTCAAACTCCATTTAGAGGACAATGGAATTTTTTTAAAGGGTGATATGCCGATTCTCACAGCTCGTAATTCCTGTGATGTTTGGGAACACCCTGAAAACTTTTTCTTGGATTTACAAGCAGGGGCTCCTCCTGATCATTTTTCACAAACGGGACAAACTTGGGGTTTCCCTGTTCTCAACTGGGAAGTTTTACAAAAAAGCCATTATAGTTGGTGGAAAGAACGATTATTGTATTTAGAAAATTTTTTCCATCTGTACCGCATTGACCATGTGATTGGAATGTACCGCATTTGGGCTATTCCCAAAGAAGACAGAACCGCATTAAAGGGATGGTTCCACCCTCAATTTGGAATTGAGACTAGTGAATTTTTGAAAGTTGGCATCAACCCAAAAGAAATGGAAGAGCGCGGACTCATCCATGAATTCAAACCCAATCATTATATCTTTTATTGGGACTTCTGGAAAGAAGAAGGTTACCAGTCTCTCTCTGAGGAAATGAAAGCTAGATTGTTTCCTTTGTCTCAACTTCATATCAATGAAGAAGAGAAACATTGGAGAGAATCAGGGGAGGCCATTTTAGAAATTTTTGAATCCTTTTCCTCCATGGTTCCTTGTGCCGAGGATTTGGGTTCAGTGCCTACTTTCATTCGTGAGTCCTTATTCGAACGCCAAATGATTGGAATTGATGTTGTCCGTTGGACAAAATCATTCACAACTGGGGAATACATCGAAGAAGACCACTACCGCGAAAATGCAATTTCTGTCTTATCGACACATGATACGAGTTTGGTGATGGAGTGGTGGAATCGGGAAGGGGATGTAGAGCCCAAACTTCAGTTTTTCTTTGACCGTTTGGGTAAACCAAGACCCGAAACAGAAGACCAAGTTTTAGAAGGTTTACTCGATTTTGTGTTCCAAACCAAAAGTTTATTTAGCATCCAACTCTTTCAGGATCTGGCCCTCGGTGTTTCCGATGTTTTACAGAATCCAGAAAAACACAGAATCAATTACCCAGGAACACCAGACCATTCCAATTGGACCTACCGATTTCCAATTCTCATAGAAGACTATGTAAAAGACTTTAAACGTAATTTTACATTACGTAAACTCGTTCATTCTTCCGGACGAAATTAG